One Euphorbia lathyris chromosome 1, ddEupLath1.1, whole genome shotgun sequence DNA segment encodes these proteins:
- the LOC136215640 gene encoding NADPH HC-toxin reductase 1-like isoform X1, protein MNYQRKVCVTGASGYIGSSLVKKLLDKGYIVHATFRNLEDESKVGLLKSLPNAETNLVLFEADIYHNNNDFEAAIQGCQFVFHVAIPWENGPPNSQYKDKIEATVKGAKAIVEACIRSRTVKRLIYTASVLAASPLNEDGKSFKSYIDESCWTPLHLSFSSGNDRVLDYLKSKTIAEHEILRYNEVENAKLEVVTLACGLVGGDSALLSSVPLSVSSMSSQITRFLFGYNHGLMFMQQVLGSIPIVHIDDVCEAHVFCIENHEIKGRLLCAVANPSSLEIAAYFIQEYPELKISKEFIGEAGEKITIDSSKLIKMGFVYKYDMKKILDGNVKCERRLGVLSQLSVN, encoded by the exons ATGAATTATCAGAGAAAGGTTTGTGTTACAGGAGCTTCTGGTTACATTGGTTCCTCTCTTGTTAAAAAGCTATTGGATAAAGGCTACATTGTTCATGCTACTTTCAGAAACTTAG AAGATGAATCAAAAGTGGGGTTGCTGAAATCACTTCCAAATGCAGAAACTAACCTTGTTCTATTTGAAGCTGATATATACCATAACAACAATGATTTTGAAGCTGCAATTCAAGGTTGTCAATTTGTGTTTCATGTTGCTATTCCTTGGGAAAATGGCCCCCCTAACTCTCag TATAAAGACAAAATCGAAGCAACGGTGAAAGGAGCAAAAGCTATAGTTGAAGCGTGCATCAGGTCAAGAACTGTTAAACGTTTAATCTATACAGCAAGTGTTTTAGCTGCTTCCCCATTAAATGAAGACGGAAAGAGCTTCAAATCATATATCGATGAATCGTGTTGGACCCCTCTACATCTCTCATTTTCTTCTGGAAACGACCGCGTATTG GATTATCTAAAATCAAAGACAATAGCAGAGCATGAGATCTTAAGATACAATGAAGTTGAGAATGCTAAGCTAGAAGTGGTAACTTTAGCTTGTGGGTTAGTAGGGGGAGATAGTGCTCTTCTTTCTTCAGTGCCTTTGAGTGTTTCCTCCATGAGTTCACAGATTACAAGGTTTTTATTTGGGTATAATCATGGATTAATGTTTATGCAACAAGTTTTAGGTTCTATTCCAATTGTGCacattgatgatgtttgtgaagcACATGTTTTCTGCATTGAAAACCATGAAATTAAAGGAAGGTTGCTTTGTGCTGTTGCTAATCCAAGTAGCTTGGAAATTGCTGCTTACTTCATTCAAGAGTATCCTGAGTTGAAGATTTCCAAAGA ATTCATCGGAGAAGCTGGAGAAAAAATCACAATTGACTCCTCAAAGTTAATAAAGATGGGTTTTGTATACAAATATGATATGAAGAAAATCTTAGATGGCAACGTAAAATGTGAAAGGCGACTTGGAGTTCTATCTCAATTAAGTGTAAATTAA
- the LOC136215640 gene encoding NADPH HC-toxin reductase 1-like isoform X2, with amino-acid sequence MNYQRKVCVTGASGYIGSSLVKKLLDKGYIVHATFRNLETNLVLFEADIYHNNNDFEAAIQGCQFVFHVAIPWENGPPNSQYKDKIEATVKGAKAIVEACIRSRTVKRLIYTASVLAASPLNEDGKSFKSYIDESCWTPLHLSFSSGNDRVLDYLKSKTIAEHEILRYNEVENAKLEVVTLACGLVGGDSALLSSVPLSVSSMSSQITRFLFGYNHGLMFMQQVLGSIPIVHIDDVCEAHVFCIENHEIKGRLLCAVANPSSLEIAAYFIQEYPELKISKEFIGEAGEKITIDSSKLIKMGFVYKYDMKKILDGNVKCERRLGVLSQLSVN; translated from the exons ATGAATTATCAGAGAAAGGTTTGTGTTACAGGAGCTTCTGGTTACATTGGTTCCTCTCTTGTTAAAAAGCTATTGGATAAAGGCTACATTGTTCATGCTACTTTCAGAAACTTAG AAACTAACCTTGTTCTATTTGAAGCTGATATATACCATAACAACAATGATTTTGAAGCTGCAATTCAAGGTTGTCAATTTGTGTTTCATGTTGCTATTCCTTGGGAAAATGGCCCCCCTAACTCTCag TATAAAGACAAAATCGAAGCAACGGTGAAAGGAGCAAAAGCTATAGTTGAAGCGTGCATCAGGTCAAGAACTGTTAAACGTTTAATCTATACAGCAAGTGTTTTAGCTGCTTCCCCATTAAATGAAGACGGAAAGAGCTTCAAATCATATATCGATGAATCGTGTTGGACCCCTCTACATCTCTCATTTTCTTCTGGAAACGACCGCGTATTG GATTATCTAAAATCAAAGACAATAGCAGAGCATGAGATCTTAAGATACAATGAAGTTGAGAATGCTAAGCTAGAAGTGGTAACTTTAGCTTGTGGGTTAGTAGGGGGAGATAGTGCTCTTCTTTCTTCAGTGCCTTTGAGTGTTTCCTCCATGAGTTCACAGATTACAAGGTTTTTATTTGGGTATAATCATGGATTAATGTTTATGCAACAAGTTTTAGGTTCTATTCCAATTGTGCacattgatgatgtttgtgaagcACATGTTTTCTGCATTGAAAACCATGAAATTAAAGGAAGGTTGCTTTGTGCTGTTGCTAATCCAAGTAGCTTGGAAATTGCTGCTTACTTCATTCAAGAGTATCCTGAGTTGAAGATTTCCAAAGA ATTCATCGGAGAAGCTGGAGAAAAAATCACAATTGACTCCTCAAAGTTAATAAAGATGGGTTTTGTATACAAATATGATATGAAGAAAATCTTAGATGGCAACGTAAAATGTGAAAGGCGACTTGGAGTTCTATCTCAATTAAGTGTAAATTAA
- the LOC136215666 gene encoding BTB/POZ domain-containing protein At4g08455-like, protein MRGRHRYEPAHNEIDTETESESEKIRWCISCKEEYITTDIGMCNECYHEASETKEELERGIEDLKAKLAFLRLCSPLDHTDVVLIASSNSTIPIPAHKAVLVNRSPVFKSILEKENENTITPEATIKIDDVSYATLRAFVNYLYTAETCFDDQLAFDVLVLVEKYEVKHLKTECEKFLVSKLNWDNSVISYAFRHKYNAKHLVEVALALILENMDKLTDREEYIELFERDPCLAVEIYEAYFVKCIKTGQ, encoded by the coding sequence ATGAGAGGTCGTCACCGGTACGAGCCAGCCCATAATGAAATCGACACCGAAACAGAATCTGAATCTGAAAAAATACGGTGGTGCATATCGTGCAAAGAGGAGTACATTACAACTGATATCGGCATGTGCAACGAATGTTATCATGAAGCGAGTGAGACAAAAGAAGAACTCGAGCGAGGAATAGAAGATCTTAAAGCTAAACTTGCCTTCTTACGACTTTGCTCTCCACTTGACCACACGGACGTTGTTTTAATCGCCTCTTCTAACTCGACTATCCCTATCCCCGCTCATAAGGCCGTTTTAGTGAACCGCTCGCCGGTGTTTAAGTCAATACTCGAGAAGGAGAATGAGAACACGATCACTCCAGAAGCTACTATAAAAATTGACGATGTATCTTATGCTACCCTGAGAGCCTTTGTGAACTACTTATACACTGCTGAAACATGTTTTGATGATCAATTGGCCTTTGATGTTTTAGTGTTGGTTGAAAAATATGAGGTGAAACATCTTAAGACTGAGTGTGAGAAGTTTTTGGTATCTAAATTGAATTGGGATAACTCGGTTATAAGTTATGCATTTAGACACAAATACAATGCTAAGCATTTGGTTGAAGTAGCATTGGCATTGATATTAGAGAATATGGACAAACTTACCGATAGGGAAGAGTATATTGAGCTCTTCGAAAGAGATCCTTGCCTTGCCGTGGAGATTTATGAAGCTTATTTTGTCAAATGCATCAAAACAGGACAATAA